TGTGGAAACCAAACAAGCAACAAGTGACCGAAGCACAAATGACGCATTTTCGGAAACAGATCAACAACAAATACGCACTGGATCTGCAAAATTATGATGCCTTGTATCAATGGTCCATTTCCCATGCAGCTGATTTCTGGTCGGAGATGTGGAAATTTGGTGAGATCGTTTCGCATACTGATTTTACCAGTGTTGTTGATGACCTGACCCTGATGCCGGGGGCTAAATGGTTTCAGGGGGCGAACCTGAATTACGCTGAGAACCTGTTGCGCTTCAGAGATGATCGAATTGCGCTCCAGTTTCGCGGGGAAGATCAAGTACAACGCACGTTGACCTACGCTGAACTTTATCTTCAGGTGGCCAGAACAGCAGAAGCGCTGAAACAGATCGGCCTGAAACGTGGTGATCGGGTCGCTGGTTTCATTCCCAACCTGCCTGAAGCGATCATTGCCATGCTGGCAGCTTCCAGTATTGGCGCTATCTGGTCCTCTTCTTCGCCGGATTTCGGGATCAAAGGGGTTCTGGATCGATTTTCTCAAATCGAACCAAAAATCATTTTTGCGGCTGACGGCTATTTTTACGGCGGTAAGTGCTTTGATTCTCTGGAAAAGCTTAGCGGTATCCTGGCCAAGCTGCCTTCTGTTGAAAAGGTTGTCATTATCCCCTATACATCCACAGCAGATTTGTCCGGGATCAGTAATGGTGTGCTTTGGGATGATTTTATTGATAATAATGCTATTGAATTGAGCTTTACCCCTCTGCCTTTTGATCACCCCCTGTATATTATGTATTCCTCGGGAACTACCGGTCTGCCGAAATCCATTGTTCACTCTGCCGGTGGCACGCTGATCCAGCATTTAAAGGAATTACAGCTCCATTGCGACCTGAAACGGGAAGACACTATCTTTTACTTCACGACATGCGGCTGGATGA
This Candidatus Neomarinimicrobiota bacterium DNA region includes the following protein-coding sequences:
- a CDS encoding acetoacetate--CoA ligase — translated: MASKVMWKPNKQQVTEAQMTHFRKQINNKYALDLQNYDALYQWSISHAADFWSEMWKFGEIVSHTDFTSVVDDLTLMPGAKWFQGANLNYAENLLRFRDDRIALQFRGEDQVQRTLTYAELYLQVARTAEALKQIGLKRGDRVAGFIPNLPEAIIAMLAASSIGAIWSSSSPDFGIKGVLDRFSQIEPKIIFAADGYFYGGKCFDSLEKLSGILAKLPSVEKVVIIPYTSTADLSGISNGVLWDDFIDNNAIELSFTPLPFDHPLYIMYSSGTTGLPKSIVHSAGGTLIQHLKELQLHCDLKREDTIFYFTTCGWMMWNWLVSSLAVGATLVLYDGNPFYPNPDALWKMADDLDVSVFGTSAKYLDALEAAGSKPGKQFELTELRAVLSTGSPLSEESFDFVYREIKTDLLLASISGGTDIVSCFVLGNPVLPVYRGELQCRGLGMQVEAFDDSGTSVLDESGELVCCQAFPSMPIYFWNDPGGQKYHDAYFADYPNIWRHGDYIEINEHGGIRIFGRSDATLNPGG